Genomic DNA from Longimicrobium sp.:
AACCCGTCCGTCCGCCGCCGAACGGTCCGACGCGCCGGTCCGCGTCGCCGTGCTGAACGCGTCGGGCATTCCCCGGCTGGCGGACCGCGGGCGGGCTTGGCTGCGCGACGACGGCCGGTTCGACGTCAAGGAGATCGGCAACGCGCCGGGTTTTTCGCCCGACAGCTCGGTGGTGCTCGACCGCGTGGGCAAGGTGGACCACGCCCGCGCCGTCGCGGACGCGCTGGGGATTTCGCGCGTGGAGTCGCGGCCCGACGCCAACCTGTACCTGGACGTGACCGTCGTCCTCGGCAAGGACTGGGCGGCACGCAACCCGGAGCGCCCGGCGTCCGCGGCGCCGTAGACGGATGTCGAGACGACGAAGAGCGGCCCGGGGCGGATCAGCCCCGGGCCGCTTCGCCGTTCAGCCGTTCGATCGCCCCACGGATGTCCTCCGGCAGTTCCGCCACCACTTCCACCGGCTCGCCGGTGGACGGATGCGTGAACGCCAGCCGCGACGCGTGCAGCGCCTGCCGGGGCATCAGCGCCAGCCCCTTTCGCCCGTACTGCCGGTCGCCCAGCACGGCGTGGCCCGCGTACAGCATGTGAACGCGAATCTGGTGCGTGCGCCCCGTCTCCAGCTCCACCCGGAGCAGCGTCGCCGCCGGAAATCGCTCCACCACCGTGTACCGGGTGACGGCGTGCTCGCCGCCGGGTCGCACCGCGCGGAGCGCCGGGTTGCGCGGATCTCGCGCGATGGGCTGGTCGATGACGCCACGATCGTCCCCGATGACGCCGTCCACCAGCGCCAGGTACTCGCGCTTCAGCCCGCCCTCGCGAAGCTGCAGGTCCAGCCGGTGGTGCGCGTGCGCCGACTTCGCGAACAGCACC
This window encodes:
- a CDS encoding LytR C-terminal domain-containing protein codes for the protein TRPSAAERSDAPVRVAVLNASGIPRLADRGRAWLRDDGRFDVKEIGNAPGFSPDSSVVLDRVGKVDHARAVADALGISRVESRPDANLYLDVTVVLGKDWAARNPERPASAAP
- a CDS encoding RluA family pseudouridine synthase encodes the protein MPEQPRNQPQHWVKHTVSADEAGGTVQDILTKSMGVSRRMIQRLTRTKGVQLNRRPAWVNAKVREGDVVTARLADDEESGLVPVQMPLDVVLEDAELLVLNKPPHLLVHPTSPEHRETLSHGVAWHLARQGVRAKVRPAHRIDRDTSGLVLFAKSAHAHHRLDLQLREGGLKREYLALVDGVIGDDRGVIDQPIARDPRNPALRAVRPGGEHAVTRYTVVERFPAATLLRVELETGRTHQIRVHMLYAGHAVLGDRQYGRKGLALMPRQALHASRLAFTHPSTGEPVEVVAELPEDIRGAIERLNGEAARG